Proteins found in one Salvelinus alpinus chromosome 11, SLU_Salpinus.1, whole genome shotgun sequence genomic segment:
- the LOC139533394 gene encoding interferon gamma 1-like has translation MDVLSRAVMCFCLMGGMTLGWSNAAQYTSNTMKSNIDNLKVHYKISKAQLFNGNPVFPKDTFEDSERRVLMSVVLDVYLSIFSQMLNQTGDQEVRDSLNYVKGKIQHLQKHYFLGRIPELRTHLQNLWAVKTSDPTVQGKALSELVTIYEKASKLAIKFHLKKDNRRKRRQAQRLKSSIM, from the exons ATGGATGTGTTATCAAGGGCTGTGATGTGTTTCTGCTTGATGGGCGGGATGACTTTAGGATGGAGTAATGCTGCTCAGTACACATCAAATACCATGAAGAGCAACATAGACAACCTGAAAGTCCACTAT AAGATCTCCAAGGCCCAGCTGTTCAACGGGAACCCTGTTTTCCCCAAGGACACGTTTGAG gACAGTGAGCGGAGGGTGTTGATGAGTGTGGTTCTGGACGTGTATCTGAGTATCTTCAGTCAGATGCTGAACCAGACGGGGGACCAGGAAGTGAGGGACAGTCTGAATTATGTCAAGGGGAAAATTCAGCATCTCCAGAAACACTATTTCCTGGGGAGGATACCTGAGCTGAGGACACACCTGCAGAACCTGTGGGCCGTCAAG ACCAGTGACCCCACAGTCCAGGGGAAGGCTCTGTCCGAGTTGGTTACCATCTACGAGAAAGCCTCCAAACTGGCCATTAAGTTCCATCTGAAGAAGGACAATCGCAGGAAGAGACGGCAAGCCCAGAGGCTCAAATCAAGCATCATGTAG